The Ectothiorhodospiraceae bacterium 2226 region GTGCATCTCCATGATCACCCACCCCGAGTCCGACGACGACACGTTCGTGCTGCTCGAGAAGTGGGTCAAGGAGGTGCCGCACGTGCCGGTGTCCATCCTCTCCAACCCCACGACGCTCGACTACGACGATCTGGTGCGTCTGCGCGACATGGGCGCCGACATCTTCACCGTGGCGCTCGATGCCGTCACGCCGGAGATCTTCGAGCGCACGCGCGGCAAGAGCGTGGACAGCCCGCACACCTGGCAGAAGTATTGGCAGGCGATCGAGTGGGCGGCCGAGATCTTCGGGCCGGAGAAGTTCGGCGCGCACCTGATCTGCGGCATGGGCGAGACAGAGCAGGAAATCCTCGAGGTGGCGCAGCGCATCAAGGACCTCGGCGGCCACAATCACATGTTCGCCTTCTTTCCCGAAGAAGGCTCGCTGATGGAGGATTGGGCGCCGGTGGATCGCGGCCAGTGGCGTCGCGTGCAGCTCGGCCGCTTCATCATCGACTACGCCGGCGGTCGCGTGGACGACATGCAGTTCAACGAGGCGGGGCAGGTCGTGGACTTCGGCATTCCGAAGGACGAAGTGGACGCCCTGATCGCCTCGGGCAAGCCGTTCCAGACCTCCGGCTGCCCCGGCAAGGACGACGAGGAAGTCTCGGCGTGTAACCGGCCCTACGGCGATTCCAGCCCGACCGACATCCTGTCCTTCCCCTTCGCGCTGAACAGCACCGACGTTGGCTTCGTCCGCCGCCAGATGGCGGGTGAGAAGGTCGGCACGATGGATCGCGATTCGGTCGAATAGCGCCGAATCGCCGGCTGTACGAGTAACCCTCCTCCACGCCGTGGAGGAGGGTTTTTTTTGCGCCTGCCCCGCGGGACGGTTGTCCGCCTGATGGTGCGCCCCAGCCGCGGGGCTTCTCGCCCCAACCTTTCTAACGCCTTCGGGCTTCTCCCCACCGCGCACCCACTGCCGCCTCTGCGACGGGCCCTCCTGAGCGAGCGGTAGCGTGCACGTGAGGTCGTTGCCGTGGTGTTGCAGCACGCTCCCTCCTCGGCGCTCCTTGCTCGCGCCTTCAACCGCGCGCGCGGCGAAGTGTCGCTGGACTTGCGAAACAGCCTGTGGTTTAGTCGACTCCGCGCATCACCATGTAGTCATATGCTACTGATCGAACATTAGAATATCCTAATCCACGAGCCGCTCGCGGCCGACAACAACGACGGCGTTGGCGCGCGAGGCGCTGCCGCCAAAGGACAAGGGGAATCCATGAGTAACAGAGGGGGACTGGCGACCGCCGTTGCGTTCGCGCTGGCGGCGCCGGGCGCGGCGTGGGCGACCAACGGTATGAACCTCGAGGGTTACGGCGCGGTCGCCGCCGGCATGGGCGGTGCAGCGCTGGCCTACGACAACGGCACCGCGGCGCTGATGAACAACCCCGCCACGCTGGGATTCATGGCGCAGGGCCATCGTATCGACGCCGCCGTGGGCGTGCTGGGGCCCGATGTGACCTCGCGTGCCGACGGGGCGCCATCCGCGGAGTCGCGCGGGACGCGCTACGTCATGCCGGCGGTCGGTTGGGCGCGCAAGCAGGGGCGCTATACCTATGGCCTGGCCGTGTTCGCCCAGGGCGGCATGGGCACCGATTACGCGGCCGACAGCTTTCTGGCCATGGGCTCCGGCGATCGTGTGTTGTCGGAGCTCGGCGTGGGGCGCGTGATGGCGCCGCTGGTGTTCGAGGTGAACGAGACCTTGAGCGTCGGCGGCAGTGTCGATTTCGTTTGGGCGGGGCTGGACCTGATGATGGCGGCGCCCGGCGCGCAGCTCGGCGCGATGATGAGCAACCCCTACGACATGTATGCGGACCCGGCGATGCAGGGGACGCTCGGTTCCGCGCAATGGGCGCGTATCGATTTCCGGGACAGCAACGATTTTCGCGGCGCGGCGTACAGTACCGGTATCGCCGGCAAACTCGGCGTCGCCTATCGGCCGACCGAGGCCCTGAGCTTCGGCGCGACCTATCACTCGAAAACCGATCTGCGCGATATGGAAGCGAGCAACGCACGGCTGAGCGCCGAGGGCGGCTTCGAAGAACACGGGACCATTCGGGTGCGTGACTTCCAGTGGCCGGAGACCTACGGCGTCGGCGCGGCCTACCAGGCGGCGCGCTGGATGGTCGCGGCGGACGTCATGCGCATCCATTGGGCGGACGTCATGCAAGACTTCCGCATGAGTTACGCGAGCGACAGCGGCGGGTTCGACATCACCATGCCGCAGAACTGGCGCAACCAAACGGTCTATCGAGTCGGCGGCGCTTATCGGGCGACGCCGCGGGTGACACTGCGGGCCGGGTTCAACTACGGCAAGAACCCCATCCCCGATCAAGACATGAATCCCTTGTTCCCGGCGACCACCGAGCGCCACTATACCGCCGGCCTCGGTTATGAGTTGAGCGCGGCACAGACGCTGAATTTCGCTCTGGCCTATGCACCCGAGGTGACGCGCACCAATGGCCAGGGCGTCACCGTGGATCACAGCCAAACCAACTGGCAGCTGATGTACAGCCACCGCTTTTGAGCGTTGGTTCGCCGCATGGTGGTATGCGGCGAGTGCCGTGACGCATGCACATAAGGGCGCGCACCTCCCCGCCTGGCGGGGAGGTTTTCTTCTGCGCGCAGATCAGAGATGCTAGAGGCGGCTTCGCCAGTAGCGCACACACCGGCGGACGCTTTTTTCGCTGGACTCCGCCAAAAAACTGTGCTCTATTCGGACACGAACCGCATCACTAGTTGGCGATATGCCACTGGTGCAACATTAGAATGTTCTGAAAAACGTTGTGTTCGCGGGGCGTTGTTCCCGGTAAAACAAAAACGGAAATCGGCATGTGCCGAAGGAGAGGGGTATGACAAGAAAAAAGACTCTCGCTGTTGCGATCGCGCTCACTTTTGCCGCACCGGGTGCCGCCTGGGCCACCAACGGTTATTTCGCGCACGGCTACGGCACCACCAGTAAGGCACTCGCGGGTGCCGGTGTGGCCTACTCGCAAGACGCGCTGGCCGCGGCCACCAATCCGGCCGGTATGGTCACCATCGGTGGTCGTACCGATGCCAGCCTCGCGGTGTTCAGTCCGCGGCGTGAGTACACCGTCGGCAATCCGCAGGGCGCGGGGTCCCCGAACGTTCCGCTGCAGCCTGGGACTGTGGAGTCCGACTCCGATTGGCATCTGATTCCTGCATTTGGTTACAACCACATGCTGGACGAGAACAACGCCATCGGCATCAGCGTCTACGGCAATGGCGGCATGAACACTGACTACCCGGCTTTCGAGAATGACATCTGTGCTGGCTTTGGCGGTGGATCCGGTTCGTTTTGTGGTGGCGAAACCGGCGTCGACCTCATGCAGCTGTTCATCGCGCCGACCTACGCGCGCAAGGTGAACGACAACATCGCCGTCGGCATCAGCCCGATCCTCGCCTACCAGCGTTTCGAAGCAAAAGGGCTTGGCGCTTTCGGCCAAATGGGGTTCTCGTCCGATCCGAACAACCTGACGAATCGCGGCACGGATGACAGCTTCGGATATGGCGCGAAAGTCGGCATACAAGGTGAGGCGATGCCCGGACTTCGTCTTGGTGCGAGCTATCAAACCAAAATGCGCATGGACGAGTTCGATAAGTACAGTGGCTTGTTCGCCGAGCAGGGCGGTTTCGATATCCCGGCCACGGCCACCGTCGGCCTCGCCTTCGACATCGCGCCGCAGGGTAAGCAGGGCACCTTGTTGTTCGACGTCCAGCACATCTGGTACAGCGACATCAACTCGATCGCTAACCCGTTCGCCTCTCCGGG contains the following coding sequences:
- a CDS encoding radical SAM protein; the encoded protein is MSVTADNVMPVNFYRPNYHIKTPDMRSPEYVQMSTAAAITLGLVPGNMHRTACTHCLNLLVTYPEGCRANCAYCGLARHREEQRDYADRNFIRVDWPTARYDEVIERVKQGGDKGQFQRMCISMITHPESDDDTFVLLEKWVKEVPHVPVSILSNPTTLDYDDLVRLRDMGADIFTVALDAVTPEIFERTRGKSVDSPHTWQKYWQAIEWAAEIFGPEKFGAHLICGMGETEQEILEVAQRIKDLGGHNHMFAFFPEEGSLMEDWAPVDRGQWRRVQLGRFIIDYAGGRVDDMQFNEAGQVVDFGIPKDEVDALIASGKPFQTSGCPGKDDEEVSACNRPYGDSSPTDILSFPFALNSTDVGFVRRQMAGEKVGTMDRDSVE
- a CDS encoding outer membrane protein transport protein; the protein is MSNRGGLATAVAFALAAPGAAWATNGMNLEGYGAVAAGMGGAALAYDNGTAALMNNPATLGFMAQGHRIDAAVGVLGPDVTSRADGAPSAESRGTRYVMPAVGWARKQGRYTYGLAVFAQGGMGTDYAADSFLAMGSGDRVLSELGVGRVMAPLVFEVNETLSVGGSVDFVWAGLDLMMAAPGAQLGAMMSNPYDMYADPAMQGTLGSAQWARIDFRDSNDFRGAAYSTGIAGKLGVAYRPTEALSFGATYHSKTDLRDMEASNARLSAEGGFEEHGTIRVRDFQWPETYGVGAAYQAARWMVAADVMRIHWADVMQDFRMSYASDSGGFDITMPQNWRNQTVYRVGGAYRATPRVTLRAGFNYGKNPIPDQDMNPLFPATTERHYTAGLGYELSAAQTLNFALAYAPEVTRTNGQGVTVDHSQTNWQLMYSHRF
- a CDS encoding outer membrane protein transport protein — protein: MTRKKTLAVAIALTFAAPGAAWATNGYFAHGYGTTSKALAGAGVAYSQDALAAATNPAGMVTIGGRTDASLAVFSPRREYTVGNPQGAGSPNVPLQPGTVESDSDWHLIPAFGYNHMLDENNAIGISVYGNGGMNTDYPAFENDICAGFGGGSGSFCGGETGVDLMQLFIAPTYARKVNDNIAVGISPILAYQRFEAKGLGAFGQMGFSSDPNNLTNRGTDDSFGYGAKVGIQGEAMPGLRLGASYQTKMRMDEFDKYSGLFAEQGGFDIPATATVGLAFDIAPQGKQGTLLFDVQHIWYSDINSIANPFASPGQLGDDNGPGFGWRDMTIYKLGYQWQHNQDWTWRVGYSYGEQPIRSSEVLFNILAPGIMEHHITGGFTRRMGNNQELNFAAMYAPKRTVSGTNPLDGQTIELQMRQFEIELGYAWRF